In Microbacterium enclense, the DNA window TGAGGAAGAGCGGCCGCCCGTTGACGACGAACTGCCAGTCGTAGACGTCGTCGCCCGACACCTCGGGGAGCGGGCGCATCTCGACGGTGCGGACGCCGACGGTCGTCGAGCGTGCGGAGCCGTCGACGCTCGCCTCGACGCGGTACAGCGGCTGCGCGCCGTAGCCGAAGGGCCACCACAGGCGGGCATCCGGGATGTCGATCTCGATCGCGTGCCGGGACGTGCCTCGGGATGCCACGGCCTGCGCCGTGACGTCGGCGACGACCTCGCCCTCGGGGTCGAGCACGCGCACGCGGGTCGGAGCGGGACCGCTGTCGGTGTGCGCGATCAGATCCCACTGCACGCGCAGGCGCGCGTCGTCGTCGGCGGCGTGGACGGTCGAGACGAACAGGTCGTCGAGCTCGAGGTCGGGCACGCGTTCGAGCCGCACCCCGCGCCAGATCCCGATCGAGATGAGGTGGCCGTAGTGCCAGCCCCACCCGGGAGACGGTTTGAGCACCCCGTGCCAGTCGCGCGGCGGCGCGTCGAGACGCACGACGATCTCGTCGGTGCCGTCTCCGCGGAGGAGCGTCGTCACGTCGATATCAGGCCCGCCGTAGATGCCGGAGTGCCGCGCGATCGGCTCACCATTGAGCCAGAAGGATGCCGCGTCGTCGACGCCGTCGAACGTCAGGCGCACTCGGTGCCCGCGCCAGTCGGCCGGGACGTCGATGCGCCGGGCGTACCACCACTGCTGCTCCTCGACGCGTGTGCGCCGGAAGTACCAGGGCCACTCGCGGGGAACACCGTGCTCGGTGAGCTCGACGTAGGTGTTGTCGTCGAGCAGCGGGTCGGGGATCTCGCCCGCCGCGGTGAGCGCGGCCTGCACTGTGCCCGGCACCGTGGCCGGAATCCAGGTCGAGCGGTCGGTGTCGGGGCGATGCCACCCCACGGGCGCGGGCGGGGCCTGTCCACCGAACCACCGCTCGATCGCGAACTCGCGACCCGCGGGCGCCCCGGCGAGCAGCCACTCGCCGTCGAGCGAGATCGTGTCGCGATCGGTCGCGAGAGGCCCCCCGCTCGTCCCCGACGCCGCCGGAGACGAGACGGGGAGGCTCGCGTGCTCCTGCACCCAGCGGTCGCCATACAGCGGCGAGGCGAGCGATCGCACCCGCTCGCGGTCGTCGAGCGAGGTCATGCCCTCACTTCACCGCCCCGGCGTACAGTCCGCTGACGAAGAAGCGCTGCGCGAAGACGAACAGCAGCAGGATCGGCAGGCTCATGATGAGCACGGCCGCCATGATGTTGCCCCAGTCCGCGAGGTACTGCGCTTTGAAGTAGAGGACGCCGGTGGTCAGCGTGCGCTTCGACGGATCGGTGAGCAGCAGCTGCGGCACGAGGTAGTCGTTCCAGACGCCCACGCCCTGCAGGACCCAGAACGTCGCGATCGCGGGACGCGCGAGCGGCAGGAAGATGCGACGGAACAGGGTGAAGTATCCCGCGCCGTCGATGACCGCGGCCTCGACGATCTCTTTCGGGACCTGGCGCATGAAGGCCGCCATGAGGAAGACGCCGAAGGGCAGCGCGCCGGCGATGTAGATGAGGATCACACCGGCGTAGTTGTTGATGAGGCCGAGGTCGCGGACCACCCGGAACTGCGGCACCAGCGCGAGCTGCATCGGCAGGAAGATACCGGCCGCCAGCAGGAGATACACCCCGGATCCGATCCTCGTGGCCTGCCGCACGATCGCGTAGGAGGCGAGGGCCGCGACGAAGGTCGCCACGGTCATGCTCGTGACCGTCAGCAGCACCGAGTTGAAGAAGAGGTTGGTGAAGCCGGCATCCTGCCACGAGGTGACGAAGTTGTCGAAGGTCGGCGCCTGCGGCAGCCCGGTGGGGTTGGTCAGCACCTCGAGGTTCGGCTTGAACGCGGTGATGACGATGATGACGATCGGGTAGATCATCGCGATGCTGAGCACGATCAACAGCAGATTGATCGGGATGCGACGGGCGAAGCGCAGGGCGGAGCGCGTCGTGAAGCGCGGGTTCGCGCTGGTGCTCGTGGTCATCGGTTGCCCTCCTCGGCAGCGACGCGGTTGTTGAGTCTGTTCTGCACGGCGGCGATCGCGATCAGCACGATCAGCACCAGCACGGCCATGGCCGAGGCGTAGCCGAAGTTGTTGTTGACCAAGCCCTCCTGGAACACCTGCGTCATGAACAGCTGTGTCGAGTTGCCCGGCCCGCCCCGCGTCATCAGGTAGACGGTGTCGAACGCTCTCAGGGCGCCGTTGATCGACAGCACGAGCACGAGTCCGATCGAGGGGATCATGAGCGGGATCGTGATGAAGCGCATCGCCTTCCACCCGCGCGCGCCGTCGACCTTGGCCGCCTCGAGGATCTCACCGGGGATCGTCGACAGCCCCGCGAGGAAGATGACGACGTTGAAGCCCAGACCGCTCCACAGGTCGACGAGGATGACGCTGTACAGAGCGAGGTCGTAGTTGCCGAGCCAGTCCTGTGCGAGCCCGCCGAGCCCGATGCTGCGCAGCAGCGTGTTGAACGTTCCCGTGGTGGGGTCGTACATGAAGCTCCACGTGAACACGATCGCCACGGGGGAGATGACCATCGGGGCGAAGAAGATCGCGCGGTAGATGTTTCCGAGCCGGAGCTGGCGATGCAGGAGCACGGCGATGAGGAACGCCAGGATCGTCTGGACGATGATCTTGAAGAACCCGTAGATCGCGGTGTTCCCGATCGCCTCCATGAGCACGGGGTCGCCCGAGAAGATGCGCACGAAGTTGTCGGCACCGACGAACTCCCACGCGCGGTTGAACCCCCGCGCGTCGGTGAAGCTCGCCACGATCACCTGTCCCATGGGGTACACCGTGAAGAC includes these proteins:
- a CDS encoding carbohydrate ABC transporter permease; this translates as MTTSTSANPRFTTRSALRFARRIPINLLLIVLSIAMIYPIVIIVITAFKPNLEVLTNPTGLPQAPTFDNFVTSWQDAGFTNLFFNSVLLTVTSMTVATFVAALASYAIVRQATRIGSGVYLLLAAGIFLPMQLALVPQFRVVRDLGLINNYAGVILIYIAGALPFGVFLMAAFMRQVPKEIVEAAVIDGAGYFTLFRRIFLPLARPAIATFWVLQGVGVWNDYLVPQLLLTDPSKRTLTTGVLYFKAQYLADWGNIMAAVLIMSLPILLLFVFAQRFFVSGLYAGAVK
- a CDS encoding sugar ABC transporter permease, yielding MSSTRVEDPRVLALDDPTATQAVTTRSLKARLWTGRSTAGKFWIAVAPALVLYTVFTVYPMGQVIVASFTDARGFNRAWEFVGADNFVRIFSGDPVLMEAIGNTAIYGFFKIIVQTILAFLIAVLLHRQLRLGNIYRAIFFAPMVISPVAIVFTWSFMYDPTTGTFNTLLRSIGLGGLAQDWLGNYDLALYSVILVDLWSGLGFNVVIFLAGLSTIPGEILEAAKVDGARGWKAMRFITIPLMIPSIGLVLVLSINGALRAFDTVYLMTRGGPGNSTQLFMTQVFQEGLVNNNFGYASAMAVLVLIVLIAIAAVQNRLNNRVAAEEGNR